The Acidaminococcales bacterium genome includes a window with the following:
- a CDS encoding transporter substrate-binding domain-containing protein: MKKLSVTIMAGLWFLLSGLPAFAALPDRPNDYKSIPGVTQDEIDAIEAIKAKYGTLTYGTLRSSEAFETEGAADGFAIKLAAMLTDIFGVKFEHRFYDWNKLLQDLENNKLDFAGELSANPERRLRYFMTGALYERTIKIFTLRGAPDIREIAKTRPVRLLFLHRTITGEQLKRIIDFPVEISFADDYRKAAESLLAHAADAFLGDDASAFYFEPYDLIKAQTYFPLIYSPISLSTANPELKPVIDVMQKYAQNGGINYIERLYAECARAYIRHRFYAELDAGEKEYLKNLAAQGGEVKIVAESDNYPVSFYNDTEKEFQGVAIDVLNEIGSISGLKFVPVNKPGLSLPEITAILMSGQASLATSLVKPSGQYNSNLWGDEAFAVDKCALLAAAGHHDIQINQILNYRVGLIRDSVQAAIYNEWFYGRTNAIYYDTSDQAFNALRSGEIDFFLASRDMLLQQGNYREKFGFKASIVFESDIFYKFGFNYDEGKLKAIVCKAQKFVPVGKINDQWIRKVFDYRDKFFNYVTPYIFAFIVVLATSLVGICILYAHNRKLSGNLAQLVRERTHELEVQTSTLSTIFSAIPDLMFVKDAQGRYIQCNSSFARYMSLRREDIIGRADYELFGPERKQQYDKYFEMDKFIMDTLETRSIEEEIYSESAKTSRLFEVIKTPFIQNGDATGVMGIARDITERKAIEAAANVASKAKSDFLARISHEIRTPLNAIIGMTHIARNSIDDKGKALASIDKITTASSHLLGLINDVLDMSKIESGKFEISREPFKLVGALSEVSSIISQRCKEKSVNFQNNIASLPNLALVGDKLRLNQVLINILGNAVKFTPALGEVKLQVETLQDDDQQISLRFVLSDNGIGMTPEQMEKLFIAFEQTDNSIAARFGGTGLGLAISQNLVNLMGGNICVESRSGVGSVFSFELTFPKAAAALSEPAPEEEGGELDFVGSRLLLAEDVEINRIILKELLAATHIAIEEAKDGKQAVEMFAASTVGYYSLIFMDIQMPEMDGYEATAHIRQLPREDAKTVPIVAMTANAYQEDVNKAIAAGMNGHLSKPIDIGLVLKTITEILGRP; the protein is encoded by the coding sequence GTGAAAAAACTGTCAGTAACTATAATGGCGGGTTTGTGGTTTTTGCTTTCCGGCCTGCCCGCTTTTGCGGCTTTGCCGGATCGCCCGAACGATTATAAATCCATACCGGGAGTTACGCAAGACGAGATAGACGCAATCGAGGCAATTAAGGCAAAATACGGAACACTGACTTACGGCACCCTGCGCAGCAGCGAAGCGTTTGAAACCGAAGGCGCCGCTGACGGGTTTGCCATAAAGCTTGCCGCTATGCTTACGGATATTTTCGGCGTAAAATTTGAACATCGCTTTTATGATTGGAACAAATTGCTGCAAGACTTGGAGAACAACAAACTGGATTTCGCCGGCGAACTCAGCGCGAACCCAGAGCGGCGGCTGCGCTATTTCATGACCGGCGCGCTGTACGAGCGCACGATTAAAATATTCACCCTGCGCGGCGCGCCCGACATTAGGGAAATAGCCAAAACCCGCCCAGTTCGCCTTCTTTTCCTCCACAGGACGATTACCGGCGAGCAACTGAAAAGGATTATTGATTTTCCCGTGGAGATTTCTTTCGCGGACGACTACCGAAAGGCCGCCGAAAGCCTGCTTGCCCACGCAGCCGACGCTTTTTTGGGAGACGATGCGTCCGCTTTTTATTTTGAGCCTTATGATCTTATCAAAGCGCAGACCTATTTCCCTCTTATCTATTCGCCCATTTCCCTGTCTACGGCCAATCCCGAATTAAAGCCCGTCATAGACGTAATGCAAAAATACGCGCAAAACGGCGGCATAAACTATATCGAGCGCCTGTACGCGGAGTGCGCCCGCGCCTATATCCGCCATAGATTTTATGCGGAGCTGGACGCCGGGGAAAAAGAATACTTGAAAAATCTGGCGGCGCAAGGCGGCGAAGTTAAAATCGTCGCGGAGTCGGACAATTATCCGGTTAGCTTTTACAACGACACGGAAAAAGAATTTCAGGGCGTGGCGATCGACGTCCTTAATGAGATAGGATCCATATCCGGCCTTAAATTTGTTCCGGTCAACAAGCCGGGCCTTTCCCTGCCCGAGATCACGGCTATCTTGATGAGCGGCCAGGCTTCTTTGGCCACGTCGCTGGTAAAACCGTCCGGGCAGTATAATTCCAACCTTTGGGGCGACGAGGCCTTTGCCGTGGATAAGTGCGCCTTGCTTGCTGCCGCCGGGCATCACGACATACAGATCAATCAAATACTTAACTACCGAGTCGGCCTGATCCGCGACAGCGTACAAGCGGCCATATACAATGAATGGTTTTATGGCCGCACCAACGCCATTTATTACGATACCTCCGATCAGGCCTTTAACGCTTTGCGTTCGGGCGAAATAGATTTTTTTCTGGCTTCGCGCGACATGCTGCTCCAACAGGGCAATTACCGCGAAAAATTCGGCTTTAAGGCGAGCATTGTCTTTGAAAGCGACATATTCTACAAATTTGGTTTCAACTATGACGAAGGCAAGCTCAAGGCAATCGTCTGCAAAGCCCAGAAATTTGTTCCGGTCGGCAAAATAAACGACCAATGGATAAGAAAAGTATTTGACTACCGCGATAAATTTTTCAACTATGTTACCCCCTACATTTTTGCCTTTATCGTTGTCTTGGCGACGTCTTTGGTCGGCATCTGCATACTGTACGCGCATAACCGCAAATTGAGCGGGAACTTGGCGCAGCTTGTCCGCGAACGCACGCATGAGCTTGAAGTGCAGACCTCGACTTTGTCAACGATATTTTCCGCCATTCCCGACCTGATGTTTGTCAAAGACGCGCAAGGCCGCTACATCCAATGCAACAGCAGTTTCGCGCGTTATATGAGCCTAAGGCGCGAAGACATTATCGGCAGGGCCGACTATGAGCTTTTCGGCCCGGAACGCAAACAGCAGTACGACAAATATTTCGAAATGGACAAATTTATCATGGACACGCTGGAGACACGGTCAATCGAAGAAGAAATCTATTCCGAAAGCGCCAAAACGTCGCGGCTATTCGAGGTAATCAAAACGCCGTTCATACAAAACGGCGACGCGACAGGGGTCATGGGCATAGCGCGCGACATTACCGAGCGCAAGGCGATTGAGGCGGCCGCCAATGTCGCGTCCAAGGCAAAAAGCGATTTCCTTGCGCGCATAAGCCATGAAATAAGGACGCCGCTGAACGCGATCATCGGCATGACCCATATCGCCCGCAATTCCATCGACGACAAAGGCAAGGCGCTCGCTTCCATCGACAAAATAACTACCGCTTCCAGCCACCTGTTGGGCTTGATCAATGATGTGCTTGATATGTCCAAGATAGAATCGGGCAAATTTGAAATATCCCGGGAACCTTTTAAATTGGTCGGCGCGCTTTCGGAAGTATCCAGCATCATTTCGCAGCGCTGCAAGGAAAAGTCCGTCAATTTCCAAAACAACATCGCCTCCCTGCCGAACCTTGCCCTAGTCGGCGACAAACTGCGGCTTAACCAAGTGCTTATCAACATTCTCGGCAACGCGGTAAAATTCACCCCGGCGCTGGGCGAAGTCAAACTGCAAGTGGAAACGCTGCAAGATGACGACCAACAAATCAGCTTGCGCTTCGTCCTCTCCGATAACGGCATCGGCATGACGCCGGAGCAAATGGAAAAACTCTTCATCGCCTTCGAGCAAACCGACAATTCGATTGCCGCCCGTTTCGGCGGCACCGGCTTGGGGCTGGCGATCAGCCAGAACCTTGTCAATCTCATGGGCGGCAATATCTGCGTAGAAAGCCGGTCGGGGGTCGGTTCCGTCTTCAGCTTTGAACTGACCTTCCCCAAAGCCGCCGCGGCGCTGTCTGAACCCGCGCCGGAAGAAGAAGGCGGCGAACTTGATTTTGTGGGCAGCCGGCTTTTGCTGGCCGAGGACGTCGAAATAAACAGGATAATCTTAAAAGAACTGCTCGCGGCCACTCATATCGCCATTGAAGAGGCCAAGGACGGCAAGCAGGCGGTGGAAATGTTTGCCGCTTCAACAGTCGGCTATTACTCGCTTATTTTCATGGACATACAAATGCCGGAAATGGACGGCTATGAAGCTACTGCGCATATCCGCCAACTGCCGCGCGAAGACGCCAAAACCGTCCCGATCGTCGCCATGACCGCCAACGCCTACCAAGAAGACGTCAACAAGGCCATCGCCGCCGGCATGAACGGGCATCTTTCCAAACCGATTGACATCGGCCTGGTGCTGAAAACAATCACCGAAATACTCGGTCGGCCCTAA
- a CDS encoding cupin domain-containing protein yields MSNLLSNGEFVKNPAHEGVFVKFFYSGADGGAISNQETIIVPGFAILPHAHENSTEFFYCAAGEGEFLDADEWRTIKKGDAFRAPQGTVHALRNTGRELLVLFCTFSPAIR; encoded by the coding sequence ATGTCAAATCTTTTAAGCAATGGGGAATTCGTCAAAAATCCCGCGCACGAAGGCGTATTCGTGAAATTTTTCTATTCCGGGGCGGACGGCGGCGCAATCAGCAACCAAGAAACCATTATCGTGCCCGGATTTGCGATTTTGCCGCATGCGCACGAAAACAGCACGGAATTTTTCTACTGCGCCGCCGGCGAAGGGGAATTTCTCGACGCTGACGAATGGCGGACGATTAAAAAAGGAGACGCTTTCAGGGCGCCGCAAGGCACGGTTCACGCTTTAAGAAACACCGGCCGCGAATTGCTGGTGCTTTTCTGTACCTTCAGCCCCGCCATCCGTTGA
- a CDS encoding leucine-rich repeat domain-containing protein, with protein sequence MSVKNNVVATCPLGTADAPPEFVRIGGKRFYAGQSEIGLDSLTDADAVALGHMTKLKRLSLFSNNIRDLAPLSGLVNLEELSIMSDEIGDLAPLSGLVNLERLDITGDKIRDLAPLSGLVNLKRLFIIGSEVDGLVPLSGLTNLESVSFLFGDKIRDLAPLSGLVNLKELSIKGGNKISDLAPLSGLLNLKELSVMGDEIRDLAPLAGLLDLKELSIGGNNIGDLAPLTRLAKLERLKIGDNNISDLAPLAGLVNLTGLKIAGGKIGGLAPLARLAKLESLEITDNNIRDLAPLSGLLNLKELSIISDEIRDLAPLAGLVNLEGLKIAGDEIDSLAPLSGLVNLGRLDITGNKIRDLAPLAGLSKLERLDVGGDKIGDLAPLARLSKLERLDISGNKISDLAPLSGLVNLKLLGVRFGSGLAKGQIDKLKMALPDCMVFGQPTW encoded by the coding sequence ATGAGCGTGAAAAACAATGTTGTGGCAACATGTCCCCTCGGCACGGCGGACGCGCCGCCGGAGTTTGTCCGTATTGGCGGCAAGCGGTTTTACGCCGGACAGTCGGAAATTGGTTTGGACAGCCTGACCGATGCCGATGCCGTGGCGCTGGGACACATGACGAAACTGAAGAGGCTTTCTCTTTTCAGCAATAACATCCGCGACCTTGCGCCATTGTCGGGGCTGGTGAATCTGGAAGAGCTCAGCATCATGAGCGACGAGATCGGCGACCTTGCGCCGCTGTCGGGGCTGGTGAATTTGGAAAGGCTTGATATCACCGGCGACAAAATCCGCGACCTTGCGCCGCTTTCGGGGCTGGTGAATCTAAAACGCCTTTTTATCATTGGGAGTGAAGTCGATGGGCTTGTGCCGCTGTCGGGGCTTACAAATTTGGAAAGCGTTTCTTTTCTTTTCGGCGACAAAATCCGCGACCTCGCGCCGCTTTCGGGACTGGTAAATCTAAAAGAGCTCAGTATCAAAGGCGGCAACAAAATCAGCGACCTCGCGCCCCTTTCGGGGCTATTGAATCTAAAAGAGCTCAGCGTCATGGGCGACGAGATCCGCGATCTCGCGCCGCTGGCCGGGCTATTGGATCTAAAAGAGCTTAGCATCGGCGGCAATAACATCGGCGACCTCGCGCCGCTCACAAGGCTGGCAAAGCTGGAAAGGCTCAAAATCGGCGACAACAACATCAGCGACCTCGCGCCGCTCGCCGGGCTGGTGAATCTGACAGGGCTCAAGATCGCGGGAGGCAAAATCGGCGGCCTCGCGCCGCTCGCAAGGCTGGCAAAGCTGGAAAGCCTTGAAATAACGGACAATAACATCCGCGATCTCGCGCCGCTGTCGGGGCTATTGAATCTAAAAGAGCTAAGTATCATAAGCGACGAAATCCGCGACCTCGCGCCGCTGGCCGGATTGGTGAATCTGGAAGGGCTCAAGATCGCGGGCGACGAAATCGACAGCCTCGCGCCGCTTTCGGGGCTGGTGAATTTGGGCAGGCTTGATATCACGGGCAACAAAATCCGCGATCTCGCGCCGCTGGCCGGACTGTCAAAGCTGGAAAGACTTGACGTCGGCGGCGACAAAATCGGCGACCTTGCGCCGCTGGCCAGACTGTCAAAGCTGGAAAGGCTTGATATCAGCGGCAACAAAATCAGCGATCTTGCGCCGCTTTCGGGGCTGGTGAATCTGAAATTGCTTGGCGTCAGATTTGGCTCAGGGCTGGCGAAGGGGCAAATCGACAAACTAAAAATGGCATTGCCGGACTGTATGGTGTTTGGGCAACCGACATGGTAG
- a CDS encoding transposase, giving the protein MANIHFNCVLPKKRFKLRPLSKADKLRNHDISSRRVLSEHVIGFVKRFRIVAEHYRNRRKRFPLRFSLICGLCNFDRAV; this is encoded by the coding sequence ATGGCAAATATCCACTTCAATTGCGTACTGCCCAAGAAGCGTTTCAAACTAAGACCTTTGAGCAAGGCAGACAAGCTCCGCAACCACGACATTTCAAGCCGGCGTGTGCTAAGCGAGCATGTGATTGGCTTTGTCAAGCGGTTCAGAATCGTTGCTGAACATTACCGTAACCGCAGAAAACGCTTCCCTCTCCGCTTCAGCTTGATTTGTGGGTTGTGTAACTTTGACAGAGCCGTTTAG
- a CDS encoding DUF4037 domain-containing protein has translation MLMKGLELARQYYENMGAKMIRDSFPSYQGRIAAGLAGEGSECFGFDDEISRDHDWGPSFCLWLADGDFAEIGAELQVRYEALDPAPLGQAKRKNTPEAAGRVGALRTSDFYRKFIGIAGAPVSLAQWRRLPEHLLAQATNGAVFHDPLGEFSSIRESLLEFYPEDVRVKKIAARAAAMAQTGQYNYPRCVRRNEPVAALAALSEFVGKSCSMIHLLNKRYTPFYKWMHRSILSLPRLRECYDLLRALCDNNFFAAAFGGNGLAREKMQETIEKICGCVLQELRGQSLTNLENDFLLDHCPAIMSHIENRELRASHVMID, from the coding sequence ATGCTGATGAAAGGCTTGGAATTGGCCCGTCAATATTATGAGAACATGGGCGCAAAAATGATAAGGGACAGCTTTCCGTCCTATCAGGGCCGCATAGCGGCAGGGCTGGCCGGAGAGGGGTCCGAGTGTTTTGGCTTTGACGACGAAATTTCACGGGACCACGATTGGGGGCCGAGTTTTTGCCTGTGGCTCGCGGACGGGGATTTCGCCGAGATCGGCGCCGAGCTGCAAGTGCGCTATGAAGCGCTGGATCCTGCCCCTTTGGGGCAGGCCAAGAGAAAAAACACGCCCGAAGCGGCTGGGCGCGTCGGAGCCCTTCGCACAAGTGATTTTTACCGCAAGTTTATCGGAATTGCCGGGGCGCCTGTCTCCTTGGCGCAATGGCGCCGGCTGCCGGAACATCTTTTGGCCCAGGCGACCAATGGGGCGGTATTTCATGACCCTTTAGGGGAGTTTTCGAGCATCCGCGAGTCGTTGCTTGAGTTTTACCCCGAGGATGTCCGCGTTAAAAAGATAGCGGCCCGGGCGGCGGCAATGGCGCAAACAGGCCAGTACAACTATCCCCGCTGCGTTCGCCGCAATGAGCCGGTTGCGGCTTTGGCGGCGCTTTCCGAGTTTGTGGGCAAGTCCTGCTCGATGATTCATTTGCTCAATAAGCGCTACACCCCATTTTACAAGTGGATGCATAGGAGCATTTTGTCCTTGCCGCGTCTGCGGGAATGTTACGATTTGTTGCGGGCGCTTTGCGACAATAATTTTTTCGCCGCCGCCTTTGGCGGCAATGGCCTTGCGCGGGAAAAAATGCAGGAAACAATTGAAAAGATTTGCGGCTGTGTTTTGCAAGAGTTGCGCGGACAGAGCCTGACAAACCTGGAAAACGATTTTTTGCTCGATCACTGCCCGGCGATAATGTCTCATATCGAGAACCGGGAACTGCGCGCATCGCACGTCATGATTGATTAG
- a CDS encoding DUF6198 family protein: protein MCCQKLFLRILIYAIGLLCLAFGVAFGINAKLGIPPVNSIPYVLSLVTKVDMGICIILIFSGYILLQYIILRKNFKWINLTQLVFSSLFGYFVDFARHVLGGFEIPTYAGKLAMLAISIVLYAIGVSMYVDTKLVNMPMEGLVAAITSVLPGKSFQQVKVVLDCTVVFVAAALSLLAMGGLHGVREGTALCALLVGPLMQPAQRILNPVINKICFERKKGDAQNPAA, encoded by the coding sequence ATGTGTTGTCAAAAACTATTTTTGCGCATCCTTATTTATGCCATAGGCTTGCTTTGCCTTGCCTTTGGAGTGGCGTTTGGCATTAACGCCAAGCTGGGCATACCCCCCGTGAATTCGATCCCTTACGTGCTTTCTCTTGTTACGAAGGTAGACATGGGCATCTGTATTATATTGATATTTTCAGGTTATATTTTGCTGCAATATATAATTTTGCGCAAAAACTTCAAATGGATAAACTTGACGCAACTGGTGTTTTCATCGCTGTTTGGATATTTTGTGGATTTCGCCAGACACGTGCTCGGCGGCTTTGAAATTCCCACCTATGCCGGCAAGTTGGCAATGTTGGCCATTAGCATCGTTTTGTACGCCATCGGCGTGTCCATGTATGTTGATACAAAACTTGTGAATATGCCTATGGAAGGTCTGGTGGCCGCAATTACAAGCGTGCTTCCCGGAAAGAGTTTCCAGCAGGTCAAGGTTGTTTTGGATTGCACGGTTGTGTTCGTTGCGGCAGCGCTGTCCTTGCTGGCCATGGGCGGTTTGCATGGCGTCCGTGAAGGCACGGCGCTGTGTGCGCTGCTGGTGGGGCCGTTGATGCAGCCTGCGCAAAGAATATTAAATCCCGTTATAAACAAAATATGCTTCGAGCGGAAAAAGGGGGATGCGCAGAATCCCGCCGCCTAA
- a CDS encoding bacteriohemerythrin — protein MGMWKDAYAVGNELIDSQHKELFRMADDLAAAMSREGPDSRAACARSVGFLKNYVVKHFADEEELQASLRYEGLPGHKILHRDFVSTVLQHEKKLIESNFNRKTMQQFAGTLIGWLIYHVVGEDGKITGAAAQASPPAPQDMAQPEQFVACFADSACEVLGQMLNMPVQPAPCAPALVGQAGDISVSIGLVGDRPGEVDFVFPLVTALCIVQHITMMDPAELGEMMDSALKEISNIISGNAAAKIAKAGCACDITTPKIYRGQYPLFKNSRVIKCDLGTLMVAF, from the coding sequence ATGGGAATGTGGAAAGACGCCTATGCCGTAGGCAACGAGCTAATTGACAGCCAGCATAAAGAACTTTTTCGGATGGCTGACGACTTGGCGGCGGCAATGAGCCGCGAAGGGCCGGACAGCCGGGCAGCCTGCGCCCGCTCCGTTGGGTTTTTAAAAAATTACGTTGTGAAGCATTTCGCCGACGAGGAAGAATTGCAGGCTTCTTTGCGCTATGAAGGCCTGCCGGGGCATAAAATATTGCACAGGGATTTTGTTTCTACCGTCCTGCAACACGAGAAAAAATTGATTGAAAGCAATTTCAACCGCAAAACCATGCAGCAATTTGCCGGGACATTGATCGGCTGGCTGATCTACCACGTGGTGGGGGAGGACGGGAAAATCACCGGCGCCGCGGCGCAGGCATCGCCCCCCGCCCCTCAGGACATGGCGCAGCCCGAGCAGTTTGTCGCCTGTTTTGCCGACAGCGCCTGCGAAGTGCTCGGCCAGATGCTGAATATGCCTGTCCAACCCGCGCCCTGCGCCCCGGCGCTTGTCGGACAGGCGGGCGACATAAGCGTGAGCATCGGACTTGTAGGCGATCGCCCGGGCGAGGTGGATTTTGTTTTTCCGCTGGTAACCGCCCTTTGCATCGTACAACATATAACCATGATGGATCCGGCCGAACTTGGCGAAATGATGGATTCGGCCCTTAAAGAAATTTCCAATATCATAAGCGGCAACGCCGCCGCCAAAATTGCCAAAGCAGGCTGCGCCTGCGACATTACCACGCCCAAAATATACCGCGGCCAATATCCCCTGTTTAAAAACAGCAGGGTCATAAAATGCGACTTGGGGACATTGATGGTCGCTTTTTAA
- a CDS encoding NAD(P)/FAD-dependent oxidoreductase, which produces MAEKYDAAIVGSGPAGIFAAYELARKFPQTKIILLEEGQDIYARSCPLAEKKVPACVLCPSCAVMHGFGGAGAFSDGKYNITANFGGWLTDYLPEALVMDLIEYVDRINLSLGAPEDIFSSVGSSIGKRALEHDLHLLGSKVRHLGTENNMRILRGLYEMLKDKVLMRFNDKVERIIAKRDGFTLQMAKGAEIRSDWLIAAPGRSGSEWFAGQCGELGVPVFNNQVDVGVRVELPAEIFKHITDEVYEAKLVYLTKQYGDLVRTFCMNPYGYVVTENTDGIITVNGHSYHDASKNSANTNFALLVSNNFTHPFNQPHQYGKRIASFSNMLGGGAIMQRFGDLIKGRRTSGRRLAKSFLVPTLAATPGDLSLVLPKRHMDNIIEMIYALDKIAPGTKNDDTLLYGVEVKFYSSRLELDGNLETAVKGMFAIGDGAGVTRGLAQASASGVHVARVLGSRISGLAQRALPVHDQ; this is translated from the coding sequence ATGGCGGAAAAATATGACGCCGCGATTGTCGGCAGCGGGCCGGCGGGCATTTTTGCCGCTTATGAGCTGGCACGGAAGTTTCCCCAAACAAAAATAATCCTGCTGGAAGAAGGGCAGGATATTTATGCGCGCAGCTGCCCCTTGGCGGAGAAAAAGGTCCCCGCCTGCGTTTTGTGCCCAAGCTGCGCGGTAATGCACGGTTTTGGCGGCGCGGGGGCTTTTTCTGACGGCAAATATAACATCACGGCTAATTTTGGCGGCTGGCTTACCGATTACCTTCCGGAAGCCCTTGTCATGGATTTGATCGAATATGTCGACAGGATAAACCTTTCTCTGGGCGCGCCGGAAGACATTTTCAGTTCGGTTGGCAGCTCGATCGGCAAACGCGCGCTGGAGCACGACCTTCATCTGCTGGGCTCCAAAGTGCGGCATCTCGGCACGGAAAACAACATGCGCATCCTGCGCGGGCTGTATGAAATGCTGAAAGATAAAGTCTTGATGCGTTTTAACGACAAGGTCGAGCGCATAATAGCCAAAAGGGACGGGTTTACCCTGCAAATGGCCAAAGGCGCGGAAATAAGGAGCGACTGGCTGATCGCCGCTCCCGGCCGAAGCGGCTCGGAATGGTTCGCCGGCCAGTGCGGGGAACTGGGCGTGCCGGTATTTAACAATCAGGTGGACGTAGGCGTAAGGGTGGAACTGCCGGCTGAAATTTTCAAACACATCACCGACGAGGTCTACGAAGCGAAACTGGTATATCTTACCAAACAATACGGCGACCTTGTACGCACTTTTTGCATGAATCCCTACGGCTACGTCGTAACGGAAAACACGGACGGCATCATAACCGTTAACGGCCACAGTTACCATGACGCGAGCAAAAACAGCGCCAATACCAATTTCGCTTTGCTGGTCAGCAATAATTTTACCCATCCTTTCAACCAGCCCCATCAGTACGGCAAACGCATCGCTTCTTTTTCCAATATGTTGGGCGGCGGTGCGATCATGCAGCGTTTCGGCGACTTGATCAAAGGCCGGCGGACATCCGGCCGGCGGCTGGCGAAAAGTTTTCTCGTCCCCACCCTGGCGGCCACCCCGGGGGATTTGAGCCTGGTCTTGCCCAAGCGGCACATGGACAACATAATTGAAATGATTTACGCCCTGGATAAAATCGCGCCGGGAACCAAAAATGACGACACGCTGCTTTACGGGGTGGAGGTAAAATTTTACAGTTCAAGGCTTGAATTGGACGGCAACTTGGAAACTGCAGTCAAAGGCATGTTTGCCATAGGCGACGGGGCGGGCGTAACCAGGGGCCTGGCCCAGGCCAGCGCGAGCGGCGTGCACGTGGCGCGGGTATTGGGCAGCCGGATAAGCGGCCTGGCGCAACGGGCGCTTCCCGTCCATGATCAGTAG
- a CDS encoding OmpH family outer membrane protein: protein MRKNKIFLTVLLVFALALLGGCSEAPVRIGVFDRDKIVREKAIFGDIAALDAEIALLEELLLDKKEQLREELREMEEEANESLKEEWAAGVEEREEKLNSALNEKFKGFLERKNKEMQDFIASVEEETNKKLNEITKKASSPLLTETQLANLERSADEAKSQADEEIKEKDAQIQKEIDDALAESRAAAKRNLDEYAVSLRERLTQERKKQLREFAEEQLGDDQKKQNDLIARREALQKTIAERIDKAIETVAKEKKLEVVLSRVLANVKAVDITDDAMAALLKK from the coding sequence TTGAGGAAAAACAAAATATTTCTGACTGTTTTGCTGGTTTTTGCGCTGGCGCTGCTGGGCGGCTGTTCCGAAGCCCCGGTGCGCATCGGCGTTTTTGACCGCGATAAAATCGTGCGGGAGAAAGCCATATTCGGCGACATAGCCGCCTTGGACGCGGAGATTGCCCTTTTGGAAGAATTATTGCTCGACAAAAAAGAGCAGTTGCGGGAAGAACTCCGGGAGATGGAAGAAGAGGCGAACGAGTCGCTTAAGGAAGAATGGGCTGCCGGCGTGGAGGAACGGGAAGAGAAATTAAATAGTGCGCTCAATGAAAAATTCAAAGGGTTTTTAGAGAGAAAAAATAAGGAGATGCAAGATTTTATCGCGTCCGTGGAAGAAGAGACGAACAAAAAGCTCAATGAAATCACGAAAAAGGCCTCGTCCCCGCTCTTGACCGAAACGCAGCTTGCTAACCTTGAAAGATCGGCAGATGAAGCCAAGTCCCAGGCGGACGAAGAGATAAAAGAAAAAGACGCCCAGATACAGAAAGAAATAGACGATGCGCTTGCGGAAAGCCGCGCCGCCGCGAAAAGAAATCTGGACGAGTACGCCGTTTCCCTGCGGGAAAGATTGACGCAGGAGCGGAAAAAGCAGTTGCGGGAATTCGCCGAGGAGCAGCTGGGCGACGACCAGAAAAAGCAAAACGACTTGATCGCCCGGCGGGAAGCTTTGCAAAAAACTATTGCCGAGCGGATAGACAAAGCGATCGAGACGGTGGCGAAGGAGAAAAAACTGGAAGTAGTGCTTTCGCGGGTATTGGCCAATGTAAAAGCGGTGGATATAACAGATGACGCCATGGCGGCACTATTAAAAAAATGA
- the aroH gene encoding chorismate mutase, with translation MKLRGVRGATACAGNGENEIMDAVKELWLAMCEQNSFAEDDLAAVIFSSTPDLSAIFPAAAVRALGWADTPLFGAAEIEPPGAVKRCVRILALWNTDKGQKDIKHVYLREAAALRPDIAGKK, from the coding sequence ATGAAGCTACGCGGCGTAAGGGGCGCGACCGCCTGCGCGGGCAACGGCGAAAATGAAATTATGGATGCCGTAAAAGAGCTATGGCTGGCGATGTGCGAACAAAACTCTTTCGCCGAAGACGATTTGGCGGCGGTTATTTTCAGCTCGACGCCCGATCTTTCGGCGATCTTTCCGGCGGCGGCCGTGCGCGCCTTGGGCTGGGCGGACACGCCGCTTTTCGGCGCGGCCGAGATTGAGCCGCCGGGCGCGGTAAAGCGCTGCGTGCGTATCTTGGCGCTGTGGAACACCGACAAGGGGCAAAAGGACATAAAACATGTTTACCTGCGGGAAGCGGCGGCATTAAGGCCGGACATAGCCGGCAAAAAATAA
- the trxA gene encoding thioredoxin, producing MGVINLTAEDKFAELTRNQQGIVIVDFWAPWCAPCRMLASELAGAGEEFGEKLQVLKVNIDDFADLASAQYKVLGVPTLVLFKDGQEKDRLVGYRPKAAIKEFIEKHL from the coding sequence ATGGGTGTTATAAACTTGACGGCAGAGGACAAATTCGCCGAGTTGACCCGGAACCAGCAGGGCATTGTCATCGTGGATTTTTGGGCGCCTTGGTGCGCCCCCTGCCGCATGCTGGCATCGGAACTGGCGGGCGCCGGCGAAGAGTTCGGGGAGAAATTGCAAGTATTGAAAGTCAATATTGACGATTTCGCCGATCTTGCCTCTGCGCAATACAAGGTTTTGGGAGTGCCGACTTTAGTGCTGTTCAAGGACGGACAGGAAAAAGATCGGTTGGTTGGCTACCGCCCCAAGGCAGCTATCAAGGAATTTATAGAAAAACATCTGTGA